The following coding sequences lie in one Phycicoccus duodecadis genomic window:
- a CDS encoding ring-opening amidohydrolase, which produces MPDAIEVRKVPLHSVSDASELGALIDAGVLEADRVVAVIGKTEGNGGVNDYTRIIADRAFREMLVAKGADPERVKDVPIVWSGGTDGVISPHATIFATVPADRAEPTDEPRLTVGFAMSETLLPEDIGRTAMITKVAAAVEVAMARAGITDTADVHYVQTKTPLLTIDTIRDAKSRGHDVFTEDTLTSMDVSNGGTALGIAVALGEIGMPRDEDVLRDRSLYSSVASCSSGVELDRAQVVVVGNARGVGGRYRIGHSVMKDALDQDGLWEAIRDAGLELPERPHHSDLDGRLVNLFLKCETSQDGAVRGRRNAMLDDSDVHWHRQIKAAVGGVTAAVTGDPAVFVSVSAAHQGPDGGGPVAAIVDLGEEPTGYRP; this is translated from the coding sequence GTGCCCGACGCCATCGAGGTCCGCAAGGTCCCCCTGCACTCCGTCTCCGACGCCTCCGAGCTCGGCGCCCTGATCGACGCCGGCGTGCTCGAGGCCGACCGGGTCGTCGCCGTCATCGGCAAGACCGAGGGCAACGGCGGGGTCAACGACTACACCCGCATCATCGCCGACCGCGCCTTCCGCGAGATGCTCGTGGCCAAGGGCGCCGACCCCGAGCGCGTCAAGGACGTGCCGATCGTCTGGTCGGGCGGCACCGACGGCGTCATCAGCCCGCACGCCACCATCTTCGCCACCGTCCCGGCCGACCGGGCCGAGCCGACCGACGAGCCGCGCCTGACCGTCGGGTTCGCCATGAGCGAGACCCTCCTGCCCGAGGACATCGGCCGCACCGCGATGATCACCAAGGTCGCCGCCGCGGTGGAGGTCGCGATGGCGCGCGCCGGCATCACCGACACCGCCGACGTGCACTACGTGCAGACCAAGACCCCGCTGCTGACCATCGACACGATCCGCGACGCCAAGAGCCGCGGCCACGACGTCTTCACCGAGGACACCCTGACCTCGATGGACGTCTCGAACGGCGGCACGGCGCTCGGCATCGCGGTGGCCCTGGGCGAGATCGGGATGCCGCGCGACGAGGACGTGCTGCGCGACCGTTCGCTCTACTCCTCGGTGGCGTCGTGCTCCTCCGGGGTCGAGCTCGACCGGGCCCAGGTGGTCGTGGTCGGCAACGCCCGCGGGGTGGGCGGGCGCTACCGCATCGGGCACTCGGTGATGAAGGACGCGCTCGACCAGGACGGGCTCTGGGAGGCCATCCGCGACGCCGGCCTCGAGCTGCCCGAGCGCCCGCACCACTCCGACCTCGACGGGCGCCTGGTGAACCTGTTCCTCAAGTGCGAGACCAGCCAGGACGGCGCGGTGCGCGGTCGCCGCAACGCGATGCTCGACGACTCCGACGTGCACTGGCACCGGCAGATCAAGGCGGCTGTGGGCGGGGTGACGGCCGCCGTCACCGGCGACCCGGCCGTGTTCGTGTCGGTGTCGGCCGCCCACCAGGGCCCCGACGGCGGCGGGCCGGTGGCCGCCATCGTCGACCTCGGCGAGGAGCCCACCGGCTACCGGCCGTGA
- the gntA gene encoding guanitoxin biosynthesis heme-dependent pre-guanitoxin N-hydroxylase GntA, with the protein MPDTEPDTALLAPPPPGPDAPAAAVVETVAAMVAHPDYPCLGARSVFRRDAVTAVVLDDLGDSSRGGSLDRLAAHLGDYAREVDADGDLVSFVACFRTPETTDEPTFERLLWGALQHLHDQDDGAWADGVSADPGDPHFAFSVHGTAFFVVGLHPGASRIARRSPLPTLVFNLHEQFERMRGDGRYTRMRDTIRRRDTDLQGSLNPMVGDHGDASEALQYSGRERPDDWTPPFQASPTPEETP; encoded by the coding sequence ATGCCGGACACCGAACCCGACACCGCTCTCTTGGCGCCTCCCCCGCCGGGGCCTGACGCTCCGGCCGCCGCGGTCGTCGAGACCGTGGCGGCCATGGTCGCGCACCCCGACTACCCGTGCCTCGGCGCCCGCTCGGTCTTCCGCCGCGACGCCGTCACCGCCGTCGTGCTCGACGACCTCGGCGACTCCTCCCGCGGAGGCTCGCTCGACCGGCTCGCGGCGCACCTGGGCGACTACGCGCGCGAGGTCGACGCCGACGGCGACCTGGTCTCGTTCGTCGCGTGCTTCCGCACCCCCGAGACCACCGACGAGCCCACGTTCGAACGGCTCCTGTGGGGCGCGTTGCAGCACCTGCACGACCAGGACGACGGCGCCTGGGCCGACGGCGTGTCGGCCGATCCGGGTGACCCGCACTTCGCGTTCAGCGTGCACGGCACCGCCTTCTTCGTGGTGGGCCTGCACCCCGGCGCCTCCCGCATCGCGCGCCGCTCCCCGCTGCCGACGCTGGTCTTCAACCTGCACGAGCAGTTCGAGCGGATGCGCGGCGACGGTCGCTACACGCGCATGCGCGACACCATCCGCCGCCGCGACACCGACCTGCAGGGTTCGCTCAACCCGATGGTCGGCGACCACGGGGACGCGTCGGAGGCCCTGCAGTACTCCGGGCGCGAGCGGCCCGACGACTGGACGCCGCCCTTCCAGGCGAGCCCCACCCCCGAGGAGACCCCGTGA
- a CDS encoding DUF1989 domain-containing protein produces MNPARTRHPRTGPAPAYAGSAQAPASGWTRLAPQTGAAFELAPGDRLTLLDPAGEQVSDLYLVAAGNVAEQFSSGRTTDFGNSIYVSTGSSLWSNRSRVLAEVVDDTVGVHDLTLTPCSQATFDILYPDLGGAPHPSCFGNLVTALAPYGVGPDSIGVTLNVFMDVWTDADGELHIDPPPTRPGDRFTLEAVVPIVAAVTACSAEKSNNGTCTPIDVLVERAATRS; encoded by the coding sequence GTGAACCCGGCCCGTACCCGCCATCCCCGCACCGGCCCGGCGCCGGCCTACGCAGGGTCGGCCCAGGCCCCGGCTTCGGGGTGGACCCGCCTCGCCCCGCAGACCGGCGCGGCCTTCGAGCTCGCGCCCGGCGACCGGCTGACGCTTCTCGACCCGGCCGGCGAGCAGGTCAGCGACCTGTACCTGGTGGCGGCGGGCAACGTGGCCGAGCAGTTCTCGTCGGGGCGCACCACCGACTTCGGCAACAGCATCTACGTCTCGACCGGGTCCTCGCTCTGGAGCAACCGCTCGCGGGTGCTGGCCGAGGTCGTCGACGACACCGTGGGCGTGCACGACCTGACGCTCACCCCCTGCAGCCAGGCGACCTTCGACATCCTCTACCCCGACCTCGGCGGCGCGCCCCACCCCAGCTGCTTCGGCAACCTCGTCACGGCGCTGGCGCCCTACGGCGTCGGGCCCGACAGCATCGGCGTCACCCTCAACGTGTTCATGGACGTGTGGACCGACGCCGACGGCGAGCTGCACATCGACCCGCCGCCCACCAGGCCGGGCGACCGCTTCACCCTGGAGGCCGTGGTGCCCATCGTGGCCGCGGTCACGGCGTGCTCGGCCGAGAAGTCGAACAACGGCACCTGCACCCCCATCGACGTTCTCGTGGAGCGGGCGGCCACTCGCTCCTGA
- a CDS encoding formate/nitrite transporter family protein, whose amino-acid sequence MSETDLPIDEQPDAEVDEAFERLVDEGHERLRRPLRELVATGLLGGIDVGVGILAYLVVKHATDSQLLAALAFSVGFVALLLAHSELFTENFLVPVAAAVAEKGPWLGLVRLWVVTLVTNVIGGSLVIWVILVARPDLHEVARETGEHYAGLGVTPKSFMLAVLGGLVITLMTRAQHSTDSLGVKIVPAVLFSAVLVGAELFHAVLDEIFIVGAAIAGSDITVAQFLQTMLWAALGNLVGGVGFVTMLRLVRSSPKVQKERERTT is encoded by the coding sequence GTGAGCGAGACCGACCTGCCGATCGACGAGCAGCCCGACGCCGAGGTCGACGAGGCGTTCGAACGGCTCGTCGACGAGGGGCACGAGCGGCTGCGCCGACCGCTGCGCGAGCTGGTGGCCACCGGCCTGCTCGGCGGCATCGACGTCGGCGTCGGCATCCTGGCCTACCTCGTGGTCAAGCACGCGACCGACAGCCAGCTGCTGGCCGCGCTGGCGTTCTCGGTCGGGTTCGTCGCGCTCCTGCTGGCGCACAGCGAGCTGTTCACCGAGAACTTCCTCGTCCCCGTCGCGGCCGCGGTCGCCGAGAAGGGCCCGTGGCTCGGGCTGGTCCGGCTCTGGGTCGTCACGCTCGTCACCAACGTCATCGGCGGCTCGCTGGTCATCTGGGTGATCCTGGTGGCGCGCCCCGACCTGCACGAGGTCGCGCGCGAGACCGGCGAGCACTACGCCGGCCTCGGCGTGACCCCCAAGAGTTTCATGCTGGCCGTGCTCGGTGGCCTGGTCATCACGCTGATGACGCGCGCCCAGCACTCGACCGACAGCCTGGGCGTCAAGATCGTCCCGGCCGTGCTGTTCAGCGCGGTACTGGTGGGCGCCGAACTCTTCCACGCCGTGCTCGACGAGATCTTCATCGTCGGCGCGGCGATCGCGGGCTCCGACATCACCGTGGCGCAGTTCCTGCAGACCATGCTGTGGGCCGCCCTGGGCAACCTCGTCGGCGGCGTCGGTTTCGTGACGATGCTGCGGCTGGTCCGGTCGTCGCCCAAGGTCCAGAAGGAGCGCGAGCGCACGACCTGA
- the purH gene encoding bifunctional phosphoribosylaminoimidazolecarboxamide formyltransferase/IMP cyclohydrolase gives MSAAVSAPGPTQDVRPVRRALVSVYDKTGLPDLVRGLHDAGVALVSTGGSAALIESLGLPVTRVEELTGFPECLEGRVKTLHPKVHAGLLADTRKPEHLAQLGELGVEAFELVVVNLYPFRETVASGASPDEVIEQIDIGGPSMVRAAAKNHPSVAVVTDPSAYDAVLEAVRAGGFSLAQRKLLAARAFVHTADYDNAVANWMGNVYTDTSDGTGFPAWTGATFTRAAVLRYGENPHQKAALYRHWRGGVASAEQLHGKEMSYNNYVDTDAAVRAAHDHGDQPTVAVVKHANPCGIAVGATIEEAYAAAHATDPVSAFGGIIAANRPVNLAMAEQVKDVFTEVIIAPDFDADALEVLQAKKNIRILRLPADAVSTADAIEMRPISGGLLLQTVDRVDAVVEGDKPGGDDPSRWTLVAGEAADAGMLADLAFAWRSVRAVKSNAILLAKDGAAVGIGMGQVNRVDSCHLAVSRAGAERAAGAVAASDAFFPFPDGLQVLLDAGVRAVVAPGGSMRDGEVMEAAQAAGVTMYFTGTRHFAH, from the coding sequence ATGTCCGCCGCCGTCTCCGCCCCCGGCCCCACGCAGGACGTCCGTCCCGTGCGCCGGGCCCTCGTCTCCGTCTACGACAAGACCGGCCTGCCCGACCTCGTCCGCGGCCTGCACGACGCCGGGGTCGCCCTGGTGTCCACCGGCGGCTCGGCCGCGCTCATCGAGTCGCTGGGCCTGCCCGTCACCCGCGTCGAGGAGCTCACCGGCTTCCCCGAGTGCCTGGAGGGCCGGGTCAAGACCCTGCACCCCAAGGTCCACGCCGGCCTGCTGGCCGACACCCGCAAGCCCGAGCACCTCGCGCAGCTGGGCGAGCTCGGGGTCGAGGCCTTCGAGCTCGTCGTGGTGAACCTCTACCCGTTCCGCGAGACCGTGGCGTCGGGCGCGTCGCCCGACGAGGTCATCGAGCAGATCGACATCGGCGGGCCGTCGATGGTGCGCGCCGCGGCCAAGAACCACCCCAGCGTGGCGGTCGTCACCGACCCCTCGGCCTATGACGCGGTGCTCGAGGCCGTGCGGGCCGGTGGCTTCAGCCTCGCCCAGCGCAAGCTCCTCGCCGCGCGGGCCTTCGTGCACACCGCCGACTACGACAACGCGGTGGCCAACTGGATGGGCAACGTCTACACCGACACCTCCGACGGCACCGGCTTCCCGGCCTGGACCGGCGCCACCTTCACCCGCGCGGCCGTCCTGCGCTACGGCGAGAACCCGCACCAGAAGGCGGCCCTGTACCGCCACTGGCGCGGCGGGGTGGCCTCGGCCGAGCAGTTGCACGGCAAGGAGATGTCGTACAACAACTACGTCGACACCGACGCCGCGGTGCGCGCCGCCCACGACCACGGCGACCAGCCGACCGTCGCGGTCGTCAAGCACGCCAACCCGTGCGGCATCGCGGTGGGCGCCACCATCGAGGAGGCCTACGCGGCGGCGCACGCCACCGACCCGGTGTCGGCCTTCGGCGGCATCATCGCGGCCAACCGCCCGGTGAACCTCGCCATGGCCGAGCAGGTCAAGGACGTCTTCACCGAGGTGATCATCGCGCCCGACTTCGACGCCGACGCGCTGGAGGTGCTGCAGGCGAAGAAGAACATCCGCATCCTGCGGCTGCCGGCCGATGCCGTGAGCACGGCCGACGCCATCGAGATGCGCCCCATCAGCGGGGGCCTGCTGCTGCAGACCGTCGACCGGGTCGACGCCGTGGTCGAGGGCGACAAGCCCGGCGGCGACGACCCCTCGCGCTGGACCCTGGTGGCGGGCGAGGCCGCCGACGCGGGGATGCTGGCCGACCTCGCCTTCGCCTGGCGCTCGGTGCGCGCGGTCAAGTCCAACGCCATCCTCCTGGCTAAGGACGGCGCGGCAGTCGGCATCGGGATGGGCCAGGTCAACCGCGTGGACTCGTGCCACCTCGCCGTCTCGCGCGCCGGGGCGGAGCGGGCGGCCGGCGCGGTCGCGGCCTCCGACGCCTTCTTCCCGTTCCCCGACGGGCTCCAGGTGCTGCTCGACGCCGGGGTGCGCGCCGTGGTCGCCCCCGGTGGCTCGATGCGCGACGGTGAGGTCATGGAGGCGGCGCAGGCGGCCGGCGTGACGATGTACTTCACGGGCACCCGGCACTTCGCGCACTGA
- a CDS encoding TIGR03618 family F420-dependent PPOX class oxidoreductase, translating to MALTPAELPPAAVEFMLERHLATLTTLRRDGSPHVVPVGFTWDADALVARVITSRASAKAVQARAGRRAALGQLAGRRWITLEGPTRVVEDPDAVRDAEERYAARYRRPRPNPERVVVVLDVDRVLGGTWPDPLPPSPYRS from the coding sequence GTGGCGCTGACCCCCGCCGAGCTCCCGCCGGCCGCCGTCGAGTTCATGCTCGAGCGGCACCTGGCCACCCTCACCACCCTGCGGCGTGACGGCAGCCCGCACGTGGTGCCCGTCGGGTTCACCTGGGATGCCGACGCGCTCGTCGCGCGCGTCATCACCAGCCGCGCCAGCGCCAAGGCGGTGCAGGCCCGCGCGGGCCGACGCGCCGCGCTCGGGCAGCTCGCCGGCCGGCGATGGATCACGCTCGAGGGGCCGACCAGGGTGGTCGAGGACCCCGATGCCGTGCGCGACGCGGAGGAGCGCTACGCCGCCCGCTACCGCCGGCCGCGCCCCAACCCCGAGCGCGTCGTCGTCGTGCTCGACGTCGACCGCGTGCTCGGCGGCACCTGGCCCGACCCGCTGCCGCCCTCGCCCTACCGCTCCTGA
- the purN gene encoding phosphoribosylglycinamide formyltransferase, with the protein MNPSPLPAQPLRLVVLVSGSGTNLQAILDAAAAPQTPFTVVAVGADRDGTGGVERAEAAGVATFVCRLSDVDTRADWDRALARTISGQDADLVVSAGFMRVLGPAVLAAHRVVNTHPALLPSFPGAHGVRDALAHGVRVTGCTCHWVDAGVDTGPIIDQRAVRVEPGDTVESLHERIKVAERAMVVDVLTELARDRSWR; encoded by the coding sequence GTGAACCCCTCGCCGCTGCCCGCCCAGCCGCTGCGCCTCGTCGTCCTCGTCTCCGGCTCGGGCACCAACCTGCAGGCCATCCTCGACGCCGCCGCGGCTCCGCAGACCCCGTTCACGGTGGTCGCCGTGGGCGCCGACCGCGACGGCACCGGGGGGGTCGAGCGCGCCGAGGCCGCCGGGGTCGCGACCTTCGTGTGCCGGCTCTCCGACGTCGACACCCGCGCCGACTGGGACAGAGCCCTGGCCCGCACCATCAGCGGCCAGGACGCCGACCTCGTCGTGTCGGCCGGCTTCATGCGGGTGCTCGGCCCGGCGGTGCTGGCCGCGCACCGGGTCGTCAACACCCATCCGGCCCTGCTGCCCAGCTTTCCCGGGGCTCACGGGGTGCGCGACGCCCTGGCGCACGGGGTCAGGGTCACCGGCTGCACGTGCCACTGGGTCGACGCCGGCGTCGACACGGGACCGATCATCGACCAGCGGGCGGTGCGGGTCGAGCCCGGCGACACCGTCGAGAGCCTGCACGAACGGATCAAGGTGGCGGAGCGCGCGATGGTCGTCGACGTCCTCACCGAGCTCGCCCGGGACCGCTCGTGGCGCTGA
- a CDS encoding DUF6350 family protein — MTVTDRLRATLPGGGTTGDGPSRWGPGWRRSGLLGLLTALLSSALMLVPVVVAWRQDPLAGSDAGSALDVGASLWLLASGAQLTAGAATVSLTPLLGLAVVVGLAWLGARESVVSVSTEGEHWARMLPRPLAAAVAAWWGGYALVVVVGWALAGTGPFPPQPWSMILPLVMVPGLALLLVLRAVGDDDPDALGPRLVPPLPDVLRRGVGAGLAGAWLLLGVGMLVVVGALVLAWPQVQAIAADLGARGSGAWVLDLGQLSVLPNLAVWVVSFLAGPGFSVVDGASVSWGGVEGGLLPMVPVLGAMPQPGGVPALVGVVAFLLVVAVGAWVGKRAVATVARLSRLRTKVLVAFSGCATTALALALVDGVAGGSLGQFRLADVGAPALELGLVLFAELFLGALVHVLRDAWRLRR; from the coding sequence ATGACCGTCACCGACCGCCTGCGCGCCACCCTGCCCGGGGGTGGGACCACCGGCGACGGCCCCTCGCGCTGGGGCCCGGGCTGGCGTCGCTCGGGGCTGCTGGGCCTGCTGACCGCCCTCCTCTCGAGCGCTCTGATGCTGGTGCCCGTCGTCGTCGCGTGGCGCCAGGACCCGCTCGCCGGCTCGGACGCCGGCTCCGCCCTCGACGTCGGCGCCTCGCTCTGGCTCCTCGCCTCCGGGGCCCAGCTCACCGCCGGTGCCGCCACCGTCTCGCTGACCCCGCTGCTCGGCCTCGCCGTCGTCGTCGGTCTCGCGTGGCTGGGCGCGCGCGAGTCCGTGGTCAGCGTCAGCACCGAGGGTGAGCACTGGGCCCGGATGCTGCCGCGCCCGCTCGCAGCCGCCGTGGCGGCCTGGTGGGGCGGGTACGCGCTGGTGGTCGTCGTCGGCTGGGCTCTCGCCGGCACGGGGCCCTTCCCGCCGCAGCCGTGGTCGATGATCCTGCCTCTCGTGATGGTCCCCGGCCTGGCCCTGCTGCTGGTGCTGCGGGCCGTCGGGGACGACGACCCCGACGCGCTCGGGCCCCGGCTCGTCCCGCCGCTGCCCGACGTGCTGCGCCGCGGGGTGGGCGCGGGCCTGGCCGGCGCGTGGCTCCTGCTGGGCGTCGGGATGCTGGTGGTGGTCGGCGCCCTCGTGCTGGCGTGGCCGCAGGTGCAGGCCATCGCCGCCGACCTCGGTGCGCGGGGCTCCGGCGCCTGGGTGCTCGACCTCGGGCAGCTCTCGGTGCTGCCCAACCTCGCGGTGTGGGTCGTGTCGTTCCTCGCCGGGCCCGGGTTCTCGGTCGTCGACGGCGCGTCGGTGTCGTGGGGCGGCGTCGAGGGCGGCCTGCTGCCGATGGTCCCGGTGCTCGGGGCGATGCCTCAGCCCGGCGGCGTCCCGGCCCTGGTCGGCGTCGTCGCGTTCCTGCTCGTCGTGGCCGTCGGCGCCTGGGTCGGCAAGCGCGCCGTCGCCACGGTCGCCCGGCTGTCGCGTCTGCGCACCAAGGTCCTCGTGGCCTTCTCGGGCTGCGCCACCACCGCTCTCGCCCTCGCGCTGGTCGACGGCGTGGCCGGCGGCTCCCTCGGGCAGTTCCGCCTCGCCGACGTCGGCGCCCCGGCCCTCGAGCTCGGGCTGGTGCTGTTCGCCGAGCTCTTCCTCGGCGCGCTCGTCCACGTGCTGCGCGACGCCTGGCGGCTCCGCCGGTGA
- the sucD gene encoding succinate--CoA ligase subunit alpha yields MAIFLTADSKVIVQGMTGSEGMKHTQRMLRSGTSIVGGVNPRKAGTSVDFEGGVSVPVFGTVAEAVEATGADVSVIFVPPAFAKSAVEEAVDASIPLAVVITEGIPVKDSAEFYAKAAASGTTRIIGPNCPGLISPGQSNAGIIPADIAGAGRIGLVSKSGTLTYQMMYELREFGFSSAVGIGGDPVIGTTHIDCLEAFQNDPDTDAIVMIGEIGGDAEERAAAYIKDHVTKPVVGYVAGFTAPEGKTMGHAGAIVSGSSGTAAAKKEALEAAGVKVGKTPSETADLMREIMQGLSA; encoded by the coding sequence ATGGCCATCTTCCTCACCGCCGACTCCAAGGTCATCGTCCAGGGCATGACCGGCTCCGAAGGCATGAAGCACACCCAGCGGATGCTGCGCTCCGGCACCTCGATCGTCGGGGGCGTCAACCCCCGCAAGGCCGGCACCTCGGTCGACTTCGAGGGCGGGGTCTCCGTCCCCGTCTTCGGCACCGTCGCCGAGGCCGTCGAGGCGACCGGCGCCGACGTCAGCGTCATCTTCGTCCCGCCGGCGTTCGCCAAGTCCGCCGTCGAGGAGGCCGTCGACGCCTCGATCCCGCTCGCCGTCGTGATCACCGAGGGCATCCCCGTCAAGGACTCGGCCGAGTTCTACGCCAAGGCCGCGGCCTCCGGCACCACCCGCATCATCGGGCCGAACTGCCCCGGCCTGATCAGCCCCGGGCAGTCCAACGCCGGCATCATCCCCGCCGACATCGCGGGCGCCGGCCGCATCGGGCTGGTCTCGAAGTCGGGCACCCTGACCTACCAGATGATGTACGAGCTGCGGGAGTTCGGCTTCTCGTCCGCGGTCGGCATCGGCGGCGACCCGGTGATCGGCACGACCCACATCGACTGCCTCGAGGCGTTCCAGAACGACCCCGACACCGACGCCATCGTCATGATCGGCGAGATCGGCGGCGACGCCGAGGAGCGCGCGGCCGCCTACATCAAGGACCACGTCACCAAGCCGGTCGTCGGCTACGTCGCCGGCTTCACCGCGCCCGAGGGCAAGACCATGGGTCACGCCGGCGCCATCGTGTCGGGCTCGTCGGGCACCGCGGCCGCGAAGAAGGAGGCCCTCGAGGCCGCCGGGGTCAAGGTCGGCAAGACGCCGTCCGAGACCGCTGACCTGATGCGCGAGATCATGCAGGGCCTCTCGGCCTGA
- the sucC gene encoding ADP-forming succinate--CoA ligase subunit beta, whose amino-acid sequence MDLFEYQARDMFEKHGVPVLAGAVATTPEEAREAAERIGTASGGVTVVKAQVKAGGRGKAGGVKVAKTADEAQEHAAAILGMDIKGHTVHRVMVAQGAKIAEEYYFSVLLDRANRTYLAMCSKEGGVEIEQLAVERPEALARVAVDPNTGIDDAKAREIVEAAGFDAETAAKIEPVLKTLWAVYRDEDATLVEVNPLVKTEDGDIVALDGKVTLDENAGFRHPDHEALQDRAAADPLEAAAKEKDLNYVKLDGSVGIIGNGAGLVMSTLDVVAYAGEEFGGQKPANFLDIGGGASAEVMANGLHIILSDPQVKSVFVNVFGGITSCDAVANGIVGALDALGDEEDRALVVRLDGNNVEEGRRILAERDHPRVIIEATMDGAARKAAELASQN is encoded by the coding sequence GTGGATCTCTTCGAGTACCAGGCCCGTGACATGTTCGAGAAGCACGGTGTCCCCGTGCTCGCCGGGGCGGTCGCGACCACCCCCGAGGAGGCCCGCGAGGCCGCCGAGCGGATCGGCACCGCCAGCGGCGGGGTCACCGTCGTCAAGGCGCAGGTCAAGGCCGGGGGCCGTGGCAAGGCCGGGGGCGTCAAAGTCGCCAAGACCGCGGACGAGGCCCAGGAGCACGCCGCCGCCATCCTCGGCATGGACATCAAGGGCCACACCGTCCACCGCGTCATGGTGGCCCAGGGCGCCAAGATCGCCGAGGAGTACTACTTCTCGGTCCTGCTCGACCGCGCCAACCGCACCTACCTTGCGATGTGCAGCAAGGAGGGCGGGGTCGAGATCGAGCAGCTCGCCGTCGAGCGCCCCGAGGCGCTCGCGCGCGTCGCCGTCGACCCCAACACCGGCATCGACGACGCCAAGGCCCGCGAGATCGTCGAGGCCGCCGGCTTCGACGCCGAGACGGCCGCGAAGATCGAGCCCGTCCTCAAGACGCTCTGGGCGGTCTACCGCGACGAGGACGCGACGCTGGTCGAGGTCAACCCGCTGGTCAAGACCGAGGACGGCGACATCGTCGCGCTCGACGGGAAGGTCACCCTCGACGAGAACGCAGGCTTCCGCCACCCCGACCACGAGGCGCTCCAGGACCGGGCCGCGGCCGACCCGCTCGAGGCCGCCGCCAAGGAGAAGGACCTCAACTACGTCAAGCTCGACGGCTCGGTGGGCATCATCGGCAACGGCGCCGGGCTCGTGATGAGCACCCTCGACGTCGTCGCCTACGCCGGTGAGGAGTTCGGCGGCCAGAAGCCCGCCAACTTCCTCGACATCGGCGGCGGCGCCTCGGCCGAGGTGATGGCCAACGGGCTGCACATCATCCTGTCCGACCCCCAGGTCAAGAGCGTGTTCGTCAACGTGTTCGGCGGCATCACCTCCTGCGACGCCGTCGCCAACGGCATCGTCGGGGCCCTCGACGCGCTGGGCGACGAGGAGGACCGCGCGCTGGTCGTGCGGCTCGACGGCAACAACGTCGAGGAGGGCCGCCGCATCCTCGCCGAGCGCGACCACCCGCGCGTCATCATCGAGGCGACGATGGACGGCGCCGCCCGCAAGGCCGCCGAGCTGGCCTCCCAGAACTGA